One Opitutaceae bacterium DNA segment encodes these proteins:
- a CDS encoding alpha/beta fold hydrolase, with amino-acid sequence MDTTLPPAVRALYPFASNFHEVREGRIHYLDEGTGPVVVMVHGNPTWSFLYRDLIRELRTDHRCIAIDHLGCGLSDKPATGTYRLEAHLDNLAGLLGHLGITRFSLVVHDWGGPIGLGACAAMGIVPERSVIMNTAAFRSRRVPLRIRLCRAPLFGGFLVRSCNGFAGPAAFMAVRRRRLPPDVRAGFLFPYQNWHDRVAVSAFVADIPDREGHPSHPALVRIEKSLIHLDPDRVLLAWGGADFCFNRDFLEEWQIRLPGVRTRLVADAGHYLLEDAGEEVIPAIRNFLTAG; translated from the coding sequence ATGGATACGACACTTCCTCCCGCCGTCCGCGCCCTCTATCCGTTCGCATCGAACTTCCACGAGGTGCGAGAAGGCCGGATCCACTACCTGGACGAAGGGACGGGACCGGTCGTCGTCATGGTCCATGGCAATCCCACCTGGTCCTTCCTCTACCGGGACCTGATCCGCGAGCTGCGGACCGACCACCGCTGCATTGCCATCGACCACCTGGGCTGCGGTCTCTCCGACAAGCCCGCCACCGGAACCTACCGGTTGGAGGCGCACCTGGACAACCTGGCCGGACTGCTCGGACACCTCGGGATCACCCGGTTCAGCCTGGTGGTTCACGACTGGGGAGGGCCGATCGGGCTCGGGGCCTGTGCCGCGATGGGCATCGTTCCCGAACGTAGTGTAATCATGAATACGGCGGCCTTCCGGAGTCGGCGGGTTCCCCTGCGGATCCGTCTCTGCCGCGCGCCCCTCTTCGGCGGATTCCTCGTCCGGTCCTGCAACGGATTTGCCGGTCCGGCCGCCTTCATGGCGGTCAGGCGGCGGCGCCTTCCGCCGGACGTTCGGGCCGGCTTCCTCTTCCCGTATCAGAACTGGCACGACAGAGTGGCGGTGAGCGCGTTTGTCGCCGACATCCCCGACCGGGAAGGCCATCCGAGTCACCCGGCCCTGGTCCGGATTGAGAAAAGCCTGATCCATCTTGATCCCGACCGGGTCCTCCTCGCCTGGGGTGGAGCCGACTTCTGTTTCAACCGGGATTTCCTCGAGGAATGGCAGATCCGTCTGCCGGGCGTGAGGACGCGGCTGGTCGCGGATGCCGGGCACTATCTGCTGGAGGACGCCGGGGAGGAGGTCATTCCGGCCATCCGCAACTTCCTGACGGCCGGTTGA
- the malQ gene encoding 4-alpha-glucanotransferase, with protein MKPLFDWLKTRSTGVLLHPTAFPGDHGIGTMGREARVFLDFLEEARIRYWQICPLGPTGYGDSPYQSFSAFAGNPYLIDLPELIEAGLLSDDELGPLRTLPAGSVDYGGIYQIKRPILRQAFEAWRRGRVSTLPYGSFEQFKIEHEEWLEPFAFFQALKDHFQGQSFLQWPKSCATFKSALKSRLRKDREVEIESHRFYQYLFFGQWKALRAHANRRGVEIIGDMPIFVAPDSADLWAHPDLFRLDPRRRVLTSLAGCPPDYFAAEGQLWGNPLYDWEAMKADDYAWWRSRLASNFALFDVIRLDHFRGFDTYWSIPEGATNAIKGEWLEGPGIGFFESIHRHFPHSRIIAEDLGELAPTVIELREKTGLPGMAILQFAFGGEADNFYLPHNLKSNMVLYPGTHDNDTTHGWYNHASDKARDHVRRYLRIDGSQVAWDFIRTAYQSVCNLAVLPLQDLLSLGSDARFNTPGQPAGNWAWRYHADQLRQLQAESAVYLQELGELYGRKTKPPKRNGMPVSEGF; from the coding sequence ATGAAACCACTCTTTGACTGGCTCAAGACCCGCTCAACCGGCGTCCTCCTTCACCCCACCGCCTTTCCCGGTGACCACGGAATCGGCACAATGGGCCGGGAAGCCCGCGTTTTTCTCGACTTCCTCGAAGAAGCCAGGATCCGCTACTGGCAGATCTGCCCCCTTGGCCCCACGGGCTACGGCGATTCGCCCTATCAGTCATTTTCCGCCTTTGCCGGAAATCCCTATCTGATTGATCTGCCGGAATTGATCGAAGCCGGCCTTCTCTCCGACGATGAACTCGGGCCCCTCAGGACCCTTCCCGCCGGCTCGGTCGATTACGGCGGCATCTATCAGATCAAGCGCCCCATCCTGCGCCAGGCCTTCGAAGCGTGGCGGCGGGGACGGGTCTCCACGCTTCCCTACGGCAGCTTTGAGCAGTTCAAGATCGAACACGAGGAGTGGCTGGAACCCTTTGCCTTCTTCCAGGCCCTCAAAGACCATTTTCAGGGGCAATCCTTCCTGCAATGGCCGAAGTCCTGTGCCACCTTCAAGAGCGCACTGAAGTCGCGATTGCGCAAGGACCGGGAGGTGGAGATCGAATCCCACCGGTTCTATCAGTACCTCTTCTTTGGACAGTGGAAAGCCCTGCGCGCCCATGCCAATCGCCGGGGCGTGGAAATCATCGGGGACATGCCGATCTTCGTGGCGCCGGACTCCGCCGATCTCTGGGCCCACCCCGATCTCTTCCGACTCGATCCCAGGCGCCGGGTCCTGACTTCCCTGGCCGGATGCCCGCCGGATTACTTCGCCGCCGAAGGCCAACTCTGGGGAAATCCTCTCTATGACTGGGAAGCGATGAAGGCTGATGACTATGCGTGGTGGCGGTCCCGCCTGGCCTCGAACTTCGCCCTGTTCGACGTGATCCGACTCGATCATTTCCGCGGTTTTGACACCTATTGGTCGATACCTGAAGGCGCCACCAATGCCATCAAAGGCGAATGGCTGGAGGGGCCGGGCATCGGTTTCTTTGAATCCATCCACCGGCACTTTCCCCATTCCCGGATCATTGCCGAGGACCTCGGCGAACTGGCCCCGACCGTCATCGAGTTGCGGGAAAAGACCGGTCTTCCGGGCATGGCCATTCTCCAGTTCGCCTTCGGAGGCGAGGCCGACAATTTCTACCTCCCGCACAATCTGAAGTCCAACATGGTCCTCTATCCCGGCACCCATGACAATGATACCACGCACGGGTGGTACAATCACGCGTCGGACAAAGCCCGCGACCACGTCCGCCGTTACCTCCGCATCGACGGGAGCCAGGTGGCCTGGGATTTCATCCGGACGGCCTATCAGTCCGTCTGCAACCTCGCCGTCCTGCCCCTTCAGGATCTGTTGAGCCTGGGGTCCGATGCCCGCTTCAATACCCCGGGCCAGCCCGCCGGAAACTGGGCGTGGCGTTATCACGCGGATCAACTGCGCCAATTGCAGGCTGAAAGCGCCGTCTATCTGCAGGAATTGGGCGAACTCTACGGCCGGAAGACCAAGCCGCCGAAACGGAACGGGATGCCCGTGTCCGAGGGCTTCTGA
- a CDS encoding glycosyltransferase family 39 protein, protein MEYENIKPARVSSWGRDLFLLLAGLGVLFGFRLGSYPLANPDEGRYAEVPREMIANHDFTIPRLNGVIYFEKPPLLYWLNAVSLRYLGSSEWFLRMWPALFALGGCLMTYVAGRRLFGRSAGLAGSIVLATSLLYYGLSRILILDMAVSSLMTVTLLAFIVGVHEPPGRTRRSWFLLLYAAAALATLTKGLIGFVLPGAVIFLWLLLAHQWHRLRPFHLLPGTLLFLAIALPWHVLAERANEDFFQFYIIRSHFQRFTSEVHGHQQPFWFFIPIALAGLFPWVCFLWPALKRKLVDPGSRVLTRPAYVFMLVWAGFVLFFFSISGSKLPTYILPIFPPLALLIGVFLSGAWEQRSFSAVRIGLGVYLAVSVLVLVGAVVALLHRPEDVQQAARGPAIAAGAVTVAASLGVLVCLWREQVRMALRIILSGAVGFYFSLTYIIPEVQRPSTKPLAEIFARDYPEGTQVFTYGDSFYDFNFYGRTLTGVVDSLGELKFGTEAEDHSDRFVDDATFRRIWSGPDLVVCLARNRSYDRLFGEESFRYHVVAESGEYILIDNRPFSDPS, encoded by the coding sequence ATGGAATACGAAAATATCAAGCCCGCCCGGGTATCCTCCTGGGGTCGCGACCTCTTTCTCCTCCTCGCCGGCCTCGGGGTTCTCTTCGGGTTTCGCCTCGGGAGCTACCCTTTGGCCAACCCGGACGAGGGCCGTTATGCCGAGGTCCCGAGGGAGATGATCGCCAATCACGATTTCACCATTCCGCGCCTGAACGGGGTCATCTACTTCGAGAAGCCGCCCCTGCTCTACTGGCTCAACGCCGTTTCCCTGCGTTACCTCGGATCCAGCGAATGGTTTCTCCGGATGTGGCCCGCCCTCTTCGCCCTCGGCGGCTGCCTGATGACCTACGTCGCCGGACGACGGCTCTTCGGCCGGTCGGCCGGACTGGCGGGTTCCATCGTCCTGGCCACCTCGCTTCTCTATTACGGATTGAGTCGTATCCTTATTTTGGATATGGCGGTCAGCTCGCTCATGACCGTTACCCTGCTGGCCTTCATTGTCGGCGTGCATGAGCCGCCCGGCCGGACCCGGCGGAGCTGGTTCCTTCTGCTCTACGCCGCGGCCGCCCTGGCCACCCTGACCAAGGGACTGATCGGTTTTGTCCTTCCCGGTGCGGTCATCTTTCTCTGGCTGCTGCTCGCCCATCAGTGGCACCGCCTCCGCCCCTTCCACCTTCTCCCGGGGACCCTGCTGTTTCTGGCCATCGCCCTGCCTTGGCACGTCCTCGCCGAACGCGCCAACGAGGATTTCTTCCAGTTCTATATCATCCGCTCGCATTTCCAGCGTTTCACATCGGAGGTCCATGGTCACCAACAGCCCTTCTGGTTCTTCATTCCGATTGCCCTCGCCGGACTCTTTCCCTGGGTCTGTTTCCTCTGGCCGGCCCTGAAGAGGAAGCTCGTCGATCCCGGCAGCCGGGTCCTGACCCGCCCCGCCTATGTCTTCATGCTGGTCTGGGCCGGATTCGTGCTCTTTTTCTTTTCGATTTCGGGATCCAAGCTGCCGACCTACATCCTTCCGATCTTCCCCCCCCTTGCGCTCCTGATCGGAGTCTTTCTCTCAGGCGCCTGGGAGCAGCGCTCGTTTTCAGCCGTCCGGATCGGCCTCGGGGTCTATCTCGCCGTGAGCGTCCTCGTCCTGGTCGGCGCCGTCGTCGCTCTTCTTCACCGACCCGAGGATGTCCAGCAGGCGGCCCGGGGGCCGGCGATCGCAGCCGGGGCCGTCACGGTCGCCGCCAGCCTCGGCGTCCTCGTCTGCCTCTGGCGGGAGCAGGTCCGAATGGCCCTGCGCATCATCCTGTCTGGCGCAGTCGGCTTTTACTTCAGCCTGACCTACATCATTCCCGAAGTGCAGCGGCCATCGACGAAACCATTGGCCGAGATCTTCGCCCGGGACTATCCCGAGGGAACGCAGGTCTTCACCTACGGAGATTCCTTCTACGATTTCAACTTCTACGGGCGCACGCTTACCGGCGTGGTGGACTCCCTGGGCGAGCTCAAATTCGGGACCGAAGCGGAGGATCACAGCGATCGCTTTGTCGACGATGCCACTTTTCGCCGGATCTGGTCGGGACCGGACCTCGTGGTCTGCCTCGCACGGAACCGGTCCTATGACCGGCTGTTCGGGGAAGAATCATTTCGTTATCATGTCGTCGCCGAATCGGGCGAATACATCCTCATCGACAACCGTCCTTTCTCGGACCCTTCCTGA
- a CDS encoding TRAP transporter TatT component family protein, protein MFHNTRFFSILLVPAFLTGCSINRIAVNSIGSSLANSSGSVFASDNDPQLIRDALPFSLKLMETLLAESPENSDLLLATCSGFTQYAYAFVEQEARELEDDDYRASEEGMQRARKLYIRARDYGLRGLDVTNPGFQEALRADPAAAVATTTKADVPLLYWTASAWGALISLSIDEPATIAEIGLMESLIYRAYALEPDYDYGAIHGFLITYEMSKSGGDPPPEKLAREHFNRAVALTRGQSASPYLSLAEAVSVPNQDRAEFEDLLRQALAIDPDIRMEWRLINTIMQERARWLLARIDRIFLD, encoded by the coding sequence ATGTTCCACAACACGCGTTTCTTCAGTATCCTCCTTGTGCCGGCTTTCCTGACGGGTTGTTCGATCAACCGGATTGCGGTCAACTCGATCGGCAGCAGCCTCGCCAACAGCAGCGGGAGTGTCTTTGCCAGCGACAATGACCCACAACTCATCCGCGACGCCCTCCCCTTCAGCCTGAAGCTGATGGAAACGCTGCTGGCGGAAAGTCCCGAAAACAGCGATCTGCTCCTCGCCACCTGCAGCGGATTCACTCAGTACGCCTACGCCTTTGTCGAGCAGGAAGCCCGGGAACTCGAGGACGATGACTATCGGGCTTCGGAAGAAGGCATGCAGCGGGCAAGAAAACTTTACATCCGCGCCCGAGACTACGGCCTGAGGGGGCTCGATGTCACCAATCCGGGCTTCCAGGAAGCACTACGGGCCGATCCCGCCGCCGCGGTCGCCACCACCACCAAGGCCGATGTTCCGCTCCTCTACTGGACCGCTTCGGCCTGGGGTGCCCTCATCAGTCTCTCGATCGACGAGCCCGCAACCATTGCCGAAATCGGATTGATGGAGTCACTGATCTACCGCGCCTACGCCCTGGAGCCCGATTACGATTACGGGGCCATTCACGGGTTCCTCATCACCTACGAGATGTCGAAGAGCGGGGGTGACCCTCCGCCGGAGAAACTGGCGCGGGAACACTTCAACCGGGCCGTCGCCCTGACCCGTGGGCAGAGCGCCAGTCCCTACCTCTCCCTGGCCGAGGCCGTCTCAGTGCCAAACCAGGACCGCGCCGAGTTTGAAGACCTTCTCCGTCAGGCTCTGGCCATCGATCCGGACATCCGGATGGAGTGGCGCCTCATCAATACGATCATGCAGGAGCGCGCCCGCTGGCTGCTCGCACGCATCGATCGGATCTTCCTCGACTGA